Proteins encoded by one window of Rutidosis leptorrhynchoides isolate AG116_Rl617_1_P2 chromosome 7, CSIRO_AGI_Rlap_v1, whole genome shotgun sequence:
- the LOC139860304 gene encoding secreted RxLR effector protein 161-like, with the protein MHQQHVHHLEAAMRIIRYLKKTLGHGVVFRKNGHLETQIYTDVSWAGEKGDRKSTSGFFSIVGGNLVAWRSKKQKVVSLSSAESEFRGIAKGVVEALWIRKLLTEIGFLPKKAIQILCDNEAAIVISENPV; encoded by the coding sequence ATGCATCAACAACATGTTCATCATTTGGAAGCTGCAATGAGGATTATCCGATATCTAAAGAAGACACTAGGTCATGGAGTGGTATTTAGAAAAAATGGGCATCTAGAAACACAAATATACACAGATGTAAGCTGGGCTGGAGAAAAGGGAGATAGAAAGTCAACCTCTGGTTTCTTTTCCATTGTTGGAGGAAACTTAGTGGCATGGAGAAGTAAAAAACAAAAAGTTGTTTCTTTATCAAGTGCTGAATCAGAATTTAGAGGGATAGCAAAAGGAGTAGTCGAAGCTTTATGGATTCGAAAACTTTTAACAGAAATAGGTTTCCTTCCAAAAAAAGCCATTCAAATCTTGTGCGACAACGAAGCTGCCATTGTCATCTCAGAAAATCCGGTTTAA